DNA sequence from the Streptomyces sp. HUAS 15-9 genome:
CACGCGGGAGGTGCAATCGGTACAGGGGCGGCAAGCTCTCTGCGTGGCAAGGGTGTTGACCCGTACGACGGACGGTTCGTTCAGCGGAGGCCGGGGAGTACCTCCGCACCGAGCCGCCGGACGTTCTCCTCCGTCGCTGCCAGGTCGCCCGAACCCTCGACCATCAGGGCGAACCGGGTGATCCCGGTTCGCTCCGAGGTCGCCGCGAGCCGGTCGGCGCACAGTCGCGGGGTGCCCACCGGGTGCAGTCCGCAGAGCAGTTCGGTGTACGCCAGCGGGTCGCGCATCGCGCGCTCGCGGCCGTCCACCGTCACATGGGCTTCCAGGCCCTGCCTCAGCCAGCCCGGCATCGCCTTCAGCAGCGTCTCCGCCGCGTCGGTGCGCCGGTCCGCGATCTGGCAGACGCCCGCCGAGACATGGGCCGCGCCGAGGATCTCGTCCGTGGGCCGTCCCGCCGCGCGCGCGTATCGCCGCCACAGGGCGACCATCTCGGCCTTCTCCTCGTCCCCGATGTGCATACCGAGCAGCATCGGCAGCCCGCGCTCGGCCGCCAGGCGGACGGTCGCCGGCGAGGTGCAGGCGACGACGACCTCGGGACCCGGGGTGTCCGTCAGCGCCTCCGACGGGCGGGGTACGACGGGGACCTCACGGAAGGAGAACCGTTCCCCCGCGGCCGCGACCGCCGGTTCGCGCAGCCAGCGCACCAGCAGATCGAGTGATTCCGGGAACCCGTGCTCGTACGCCTCCAGGCCCGAGCCGAACACCTCCAGGTCCACCCAGGGCCCGCCGCGCCCCAGGCCGAGGGTGAAGCGGCCGCCGCTCGTCACATGCAGCAGCGCGGCCTGCTCGCCGAGGGCGACCGGGTGGACGGTGGGCAGTACGCTGACCGCCGTGCCGACCCGGATGCGGTGGGTGCGGCCCAGCAGCAGGGCGGCCATGGTGACCGCCGATGGACAGGTGCCGTACGGCACGAAGTGGTGTTCGCCCAGCCAGACGGTGTCCAGCCCCGCCTCCTCGGCGACCTCCGCCGAGCGGACCGCCCGGTGCAGGGCCTCCCCCTGGCCTTGGCCCGGGAACTGGGCCGCCAGCACAAAACTTCCGACGCGCATCGTTCTTTTCCTGCTTCCTTGGCGCTCCGACGCGGAGCTCCCCCACCCGGCATAACCGTCCGACACGTGCCGAGGACACGGCCTCGCGAAGAGATTTCCGGATTGTCTGCAGAACGGGTCGCCCTGGAGAGGGACTTGTGCGGGTTGGTTCCCTACGCGTGCCCCTGTCCGCGCCGCGTAGGCTGGACACAGCCCGTGCTTCCTGCATAGCCCCGAGAGGTGTCCCGTGTCCCCGCGTCGCAACCGAGCCAAGGGAGCCGGCTCGTCCGGCCGGAGCGCCGAGGAGGACCGCGGCGGCCGCTACGGCGGCTGGCAGTCCACGGAGAGCTGGCAGGGGGAGGAGTGGTACGTGCGCCATGTGGCCGGGGCGAGCGCGGGGGGCAAGACATACCGCTGCCCCGGCTGCGACCAGGTGATCCCCTCCGGCGTCCCGCACGTCGTGGCCTGGCCGGACCATGCGGGCGTCGACGACCGTCGGCACTGGCACAAGGCCTGCTGGAACGCGAAGGACCGCCGCACCACGCGGGTGCAGCGGTCCAGGAACGCGCCGAGATTCTGAGCTTCGTACGGCTCCATTCGGCTCCGTACGACCTACACGTCCCGCTTCTGCAGCAGCGCGAGCGCTCCGGCGAACGCGACGGCCGTCACGCCCAGGATGATCCACAGCGGGTCCCAGCCGGACGGGCCCTTCTCGCTGAGGGAGTTGGCGTAGAAGACGCTCAGCTGGTTGGGGATCGAGTACTCGAACAGGGCCTCGCGCACCTTCTCCAGCGACGCGGAGAACATGAACAGCGCGATCACCAGCGGGGCGAGCACGGCGCCGATCATGATGGTGATGGCGCCCGCCGAGTGCCGGATGATCGAGCCGACGACCAGCGAGAGCAGGCCGAGCAGGGCGATGTAGAGGCTGATGCCGACGGTGCCCTTGAGCCATTCGCCGCCGGACGGGGTCCGCGCCCCGTTTCCTTCCAGCAGCGACGCCTGGACCATGGCGACGAACGACGCGGCCGCGAGCGTGACCACGAAGGCGACGAGGAAGAACACGATCGCCTTGGCCGCGAGCACGCGCCCGCGGCTGGGGCAGGCGGTCATCGTCGTACGGATCATCCCCGTCCCGTACTCCGAGGCCGTGGTCAGCACGCCGAGCGTGATGATGCACATGCTGCCCAGGAGCAGCCCGAAGAAGCCGAGGCTCAGCGGGTTCTCGCCCGACAGGTCCGACGTGGAGTTGCTGACCACCGCACCGGCGAGCAGGCCGATGCCGACGACGAGGACCACGAACACACCGAGCGTCCACATCGTCGAACGCACCGACTTGATCTTCGTCCACTCGGAGGCCAGCGCATGCCCGAGGTGGGTGCGCACCACCGGGATCGGCGAGGTGTAACCGGGGTACTGCCCGCCGGGCGCCGCCTGCCAGTTCGGCGCGGCTGCGGCTGCCTGCGGCATCGGGGGCTGGTGGGTGCTCATCGGGCGTCCTCGGGCTTGGTCAGGTCGGCGGTGGCGGGAGCGGCGGCCGGCTGCGGTGACGATTCGGCGGCGGGGGCCGGGGCCGTGGGCGGCTGCTGGGGCGCCGCCGCGGCGGGCTGCGCGTACGGGTTCGGCTGTCCGGCCCCCGGGGCCCCGACGGGAGCGCCGGGAGCGCCGTACAGCCCCGTGGGTGCCGCGCCCGGCACCGGCCCGCCGCCCTGCTGGGGCGGCGGCGGGGCGTACCAGCCCGGCTGGCCCTGGCCCGGTACCGGCATCGGGGGCTGGGCGCCGGGCGGCAGCGGCTGCTGGAGTCCGGCCTTCTGGTCGACGGTCGAGCGGTAGTCGACGGCGCCCTGCGTCATCCGCATGTACGCCTCCTCCAGGGAGGCCTGGTGCGGCGACAGCTCCCACAGCCGTACGTCGGACTCGTGCGCCAGGTCGCTGATGCGGGGGAGCGGGAGTCCCGTGACGCGCAGCGCCCCGTCCTGCTCCGGCATCACATGCCCGCCCGCCTCGGTGAGCGCGGAGGTCAGCTTCTCGCGCAGCTGGGGCTCGGTGTCGGGCGTCCGGACGCGCGCGAAGTCGGCCGAGTTCGTCGAGATGAAGTCCTTCACGCTCATGTCGGCGAGCAGCTGGCCGCGTCCGATGACGATGAGGTGGTCGGCGGTCAGCGCCATCTCGCTCATCAGGTGGCTGGAGACGAACACGGTCCGTCCCTCCGCCGCCAGCGCCTTCATCAGATTGCGCACCCAGAGGATGCCCTCGGGGTCGAGGCCGTTGACCGGCTCGTCGAACAGCAGCACCTGCGGGTCGCCGAGCAGCGCCGCGGCGATGCCGAGCCGCTGCCCCATGCCGAGCGAGAAGCCCTTGGACCGCTTCTTCGCCACGTCCTGCAGGCCGACGACCCCGAGCACCTCGTCCACCCGCCGGGCCGGGATGCCCGACAGCTGGGCCAGGCACAGCAGGTGGTTGCGGGCGTGCCGGCCGCCGTGCACGGCCTTGGCGTCCAGCAGTGCGCCGACCTGGCGGGGGGCGTTGGGCA
Encoded proteins:
- a CDS encoding LLM class flavin-dependent oxidoreductase, which translates into the protein MRVGSFVLAAQFPGQGQGEALHRAVRSAEVAEEAGLDTVWLGEHHFVPYGTCPSAVTMAALLLGRTHRIRVGTAVSVLPTVHPVALGEQAALLHVTSGGRFTLGLGRGGPWVDLEVFGSGLEAYEHGFPESLDLLVRWLREPAVAAAGERFSFREVPVVPRPSEALTDTPGPEVVVACTSPATVRLAAERGLPMLLGMHIGDEEKAEMVALWRRYARAAGRPTDEILGAAHVSAGVCQIADRRTDAAETLLKAMPGWLRQGLEAHVTVDGRERAMRDPLAYTELLCGLHPVGTPRLCADRLAATSERTGITRFALMVEGSGDLAATEENVRRLGAEVLPGLR
- a CDS encoding ATP/GTP-binding protein, whose amino-acid sequence is MSPRRNRAKGAGSSGRSAEEDRGGRYGGWQSTESWQGEEWYVRHVAGASAGGKTYRCPGCDQVIPSGVPHVVAWPDHAGVDDRRHWHKACWNAKDRRTTRVQRSRNAPRF
- a CDS encoding ABC transporter permease subunit, coding for MSTHQPPMPQAAAAAPNWQAAPGGQYPGYTSPIPVVRTHLGHALASEWTKIKSVRSTMWTLGVFVVLVVGIGLLAGAVVSNSTSDLSGENPLSLGFFGLLLGSMCIITLGVLTTASEYGTGMIRTTMTACPSRGRVLAAKAIVFFLVAFVVTLAAASFVAMVQASLLEGNGARTPSGGEWLKGTVGISLYIALLGLLSLVVGSIIRHSAGAITIMIGAVLAPLVIALFMFSASLEKVREALFEYSIPNQLSVFYANSLSEKGPSGWDPLWIILGVTAVAFAGALALLQKRDV
- a CDS encoding ABC transporter ATP-binding protein, whose protein sequence is MIEAVGLTKRYGDKTAVYNLSFQVRPGAVTGFLGPNGSGKSTTMRMILGLDNPTAGTVTIGGYPYRKLPNAPRQVGALLDAKAVHGGRHARNHLLCLAQLSGIPARRVDEVLGVVGLQDVAKKRSKGFSLGMGQRLGIAAALLGDPQVLLFDEPVNGLDPEGILWVRNLMKALAAEGRTVFVSSHLMSEMALTADHLIVIGRGQLLADMSVKDFISTNSADFARVRTPDTEPQLREKLTSALTEAGGHVMPEQDGALRVTGLPLPRISDLAHESDVRLWELSPHQASLEEAYMRMTQGAVDYRSTVDQKAGLQQPLPPGAQPPMPVPGQGQPGWYAPPPPQQGGGPVPGAAPTGLYGAPGAPVGAPGAGQPNPYAQPAAAAPQQPPTAPAPAAESSPQPAAAPATADLTKPEDAR